Below is a genomic region from Microbulbifer sp. ALW1.
CTTCAAAACTGAGTTCTATGTGCAGGACCTGGTGTGGGAGCAGTACGCGCTACCCGTGCGGGCCGATACCCTGTTACAAGGCAACTCCCGCATGATGATCACCGAAGATCACCCGGTTGAACCCATCCGGCCTCCCCTGGCGCCGCAAAAAAATGTGTTGATCAACAAAACCGGGTCCACCAGTGGCTTTTCCACTTATGTGGCATTCATTCCGGAACAGCGCTTTGGTTTTGTTCTGCTTGCCAATAAATACTTCCCCAACGACGCGCGAATCGAAGTCCTGTACAAAATTCTGCAGGTGTTACTCCCTGAGGTGACCGTCACCGGAGCCGCAACCAGCCCGAAGCTTACCTCGAAGAAATAGCATCCGCCGGATGGCTTGGCATGCTGCATGCATTCACCAAGCTAATGAACATCCAGTGTAGTTTCGGGGGAAGAGGTAAATGCAGGCAGTCAACGCAACGAAGGAGTCCGGGGCTGAGCGTCATTTTATTGGCAAGGTGCAGTCGGCGGTGGATCCGAGAACCGGCGTGCGCCAGGTGAGCTGTGAATTTGATTCGGCGGGCTATCAACCCACGCTCTACCCTCAATTGGGAATTGCCCTGCCTGAGCCTATTGCGCGCTCGCTGCCCAAGCGGCAGGCGGGGTTTCTCGCGGGTCGCTACGCCGCAGCACTGGCGTTGCAGCACCTGGCCCCGGTACGCAATCAGGATCTGCAGGTGGGTATCGGCGAGCAGCGCAATCCGCTGTGGCCGAGCGGGGTGGTCGGTTCCATTTCTCATGTGGGCAGTGTAGCGGTGTGTGCTGTTAGTCGTCGTCTGGATATGGATTACCTGGGGATTGATGTGGAAGTCCTGATTCCCACCCGGGTCTGCCGCGAGATTGCCACCATAGTGGCCACTCGGCGCGAGCGGGAGCTGCTCAGTGACCAGGGGCTGTCCGAGCGGGTGGCGCTTACCCTGATCTATTCCGCCAAAGAAAGCCTGTTCAAAGCCCTGTATCCATCGGTGCGAGACTACTTCGGGTTCGAAGTGGCCGAGGCCGTGGAGCTGCGGCTCGAGGAGCAGTCACTGGTGTTGCGTCTGACCGAACGCTTCGCAGACAAGCACAAGCTGCCGCGGGATTACCAGTGTCAGTTCACCCTGGGTGAGCACTGGATACAGTCGGTCACCTGCGGAAAGTTTCCGGGGCGCGCAAACCTGAAGGCCGTTGTCTGATGCCTGGGCGCGTGCCGGTAGCCTTTACACAGTAAGTTTCCTCCTCGCCGGTCCTTCTCGCCGGCACCTCTCGCCGTTCTCTCTCTCGCGATCGTGGTACCCGGCTTCCCAACTTCATTCTGTACCCTAAATACGCGGGCCAGCCGATGGCTGGCTGCGGATCATCATTGATGAACGCATATGCAATTCATTGCATAACCTGCTGGTGAGGGCTAAGGTGGCTGAATAACGACGCTATATAAAGACACAATAAAAAAAGTATTCGTTGGAGGCTGCTCATGATCGGGTCCAAATCTTCCCAGGGCGCCAGCCCGCAACCGGGCCGTTTGCGCATTGGCCGCCGCTATCGAGCGGGGCGACTCGACGGTCCCTACGATGCCATCGTGATTGGCTCTGGAATCGGCGGTCTCACCACCGCGGCACTGCTCAGTGACCAGGGCAAGAAGGTTCTGGTGCTGGAGCAGCACTACACCGCTGGCGGATTTACCCATGCCTACGATCGCCACGGCTACGAGTGGGATGTAGGGGTGCACTACATCGGTGATGTGGGCGAGCATCCGACCATGACCCGCAGGTTGTTCGATTTTATTTCCGGTGGTCGTCTGCAGTGGGCGCCCATGGACAGCACCTACGATCGGATCTGTCTCGGCGACAACCAGTACGATCTGGTGGCGGGGCGCCAGGCGTTTGTGGCGGAACTGTCCCGCCGTTTTCCCGGTGAGCAACAAGTCATTGAAGCGTATCTGCAGCGGGTAATGGCGGTCGCCGCGGCCATGCCGCTGATCACCCTGGAGAAGTTGCTGCCCCGCTGGTGCTCTCCTGTTCTCAATCTGTACAAAAAAATTCGCTGGCCCGCTTACCTCAATAAAACCACCTACGACGTATTGCGTGAATTGACGGACAACGAAGAGTTGATCGCGGTGCTCACCGGGCAGTGGGGCGATAACGGTATGACGCCGCAGTCCGGCAGCTTCATCATTCACGCGCTGATCGCCAAACACTACCTCTATGGTGGCTATTACCCGATTGGTGGTTCCAGTCAATTTGCCGAAACGATCATTCCCCAGATCCAGAAATCCGGTGGTGAGGTGTTTACCTATGCGCGGGTGGAGACCCTGTTGCTGGATGGCAAGCGGGTAACCGGCGTGCGCATGGCGGATGGCACTGAGATTCTGACGCCGGCGGTGATCTCCAATGCCGGGGTCTTCAATACCTTCGAAAAGTTGCTGCCGCAAAGTGCGGCTGATGCGGCGGGGTATCTGTGTCAGTTGCGCGAGGTCAGACCTTCCATGAGTCACCTGTGCCTGTACATCGGGTTGCAGAAAACGGCGGCGGAACTGGGGCTGCCGAAAACCAATTACTGGCTTTATCCCAGCGCCGATTACGAGGGCGATTTTGCGACCTACCTGGAGAATCCGCAGGCGGAGATTCCGCTGGTGTATATCTCCTTTCCTTCAGCCAAGGATCCCAGTTTCGAGCAGCGCTACCCGGGCCGGGCCACCATTGAAATAGTGGCACCGGCCAAGTTTGCCTGGTTCGAACACTGGAAAGGGGAAACCTGGGGCAAGCGCGGTGACGAGTATGAGGCCCTGAAACAGCAGTTCAGTGAACGGTTGCTGGAACATTTATACCGGCACTTCCCGCAACTGCGCGGACAGATTGATTACAGTGAATTATCCACGCCGCTTTCCACCCGCTATTTCTGTGAATATCAGCATGGCGAAATCTACGGGCTAGATCACGATCCGGCGCGCTTTACCCGAAACTGGCTGCGCCCGAAAACCCGCATCAAGGGTTTGTACCTGACAGGGCAGGACATTATGAGTTGTGGCGTTGCCGGCGCTCTGTTCGCGGGATTAGTCACGGCGCAAAGCCTGCTGGGGTGGCGACGGGGCGGAGCACTGATGTTGCGTATTTTTGGTGCGAAAACCGCAAAAAGTTCGGGGATAAAAGCCGGGAAGCTATTGTCTGAAAAACCAGACCCCCAGCTGGAAGCGTGAGGCGGTGAAGCCGTGGAGCAGGCGGTGAATCAGGCCGTGGAGTAGAAAGGGCTCACTGATCGGTGAAAATAGTCATTAGTGGCGGGTTTCTCCTGTTTGGGCGATTGACCAGCATATGACCTTTGTATAGGGTTGCCGCCCGTATTTTGACCAAGCACGAATATCCTCGAGGCAACCCCCATGGCTAGCAGCAATGGCACTCTCCGCAAGGCGTCTGAGGCCAAGCAGGCACCCGTGAATAAAAAAGCGGAAAAACGCGAGATTGCCAAGGCAAAAATCCTCGACGCGACCCTGAACCTGATTGCCGACCAGGGGCTGGCGGCGCTGTCCCATCGCACCATTGCCAAGGCTGCCGGCGTGCAGCTGGCGATGACGACCTACTATTTCCAGACGTTCGACAACCTGCTGCTTGCGGCTTTCCGCTCCTTCAAAGATGACATGTCCCCGGTGCTGGGTGACCTGGAGCAGAAGCAGCAGTTACTGCTCGCCAGATGTGAGTTGGCTGCCGACGGAAAGTTGGAGGTCGAGCAATACCTTCAGGGCCTGTGTGACCTGATTGAAGAGTTCTTCGCCGGTGAGCAGGAGGCGCGCAACCGCCAGCTTAAGATTGAAAGCCAATTCCTGTTCCAGCAATTCCTGCCAGACGCGGTGCGCGATGAGGTGCGGGAATACACGCTTGCTCTACAGGCGCTTTCTCAGCGTTTTTGCACGCCGTTTGGCTCGGGGCTGTCGGACGTGGATGGACGTTTGCTGCTGGCCGTGGTGCAGTATCTGGAGTTTTCCCGGGTCAGCAGCCTGGGGTTCACGGGCCTGGACAACCGCAAAATGATTGAGCGATTGTTGCGAGGCTTTTTGCAGCCGGTGTAATCAACGGGCTTGAATCCCGACCGGTACTGGCAAACCGCCATCCGAAGTGGGAGGTAATGGTCAAGCCTCCCGCCCCGCCGTTCAATGGTTTCCCTGAAATGACGGGTGCCATATGCAAAATTTCACGTTTTCCACCACCAAAACCATCATCTGTGAAGCAGGTGCCGCAGAGAAGTTGGCGGATCACTGCCGGTCTGCCGGTGCTCATCGGGTTCTGCTGGTGACGGATTCGGGTATCGTCAACGCCGGACTGCTGGACGCTGTACTGCCCGGGTTTGACTGCACCGACCTGCGCCTGGGGATATTTGACCGGGTGGAAGCGGACCCGAAAACGGCCACGGTGGAGGCCGCGGTGCACGCGGCCCGCGCGCTGGCAGCGGATATGGTGGTGGGCTTCGGCGGTGGCAGTTCCATGGATGTGGCCAAGCTGGTGGCAGTGCTGGCGCACCCGGATTGCCGCCAGTCCCTCGACGAGCTCTACGGCGTCGGCAATGTACTCGGCCCGCGCCTGCCTCTGTTACAGATACCCACAACTGCCGGCACAGGCTCGGAAGTGACCCCCATTTCCATCGTTACCACCGGCGAAACTACCAAGGCCGGTATCGTCTCGCCACTGCTGCAACCGGATACCGCATTGCTGGACGCCAGGCTGACATTGGGGTTGCCACCAGCAGTGACCGCTGCCACCGGTGTGGATGCCATGGTGCATGCCATCGAGGCCTACACCAGCGCGCACAAAAAGAACCCGGTTTCCGATATGCTCGCCCGCGAGGGGTTGCGCCTGTTGTCCGAGAATATTGCCGCCGCTACCCACACCGGCAGCCAAATTGAGGCCCGCAGCCATATGCTGTTGGGGGCGCTCTACGCCGGCCAGGCCTTTGCCAATGCACCGGTGGCCGCAGTGCATGCACTGGCCTACCCCCTCGGCGGGCACTTCCATATTCCCCACGGCCTCAGCAATTCCCTGGTACTGCCCCATGTGCTGCGATTCAATGCGCCGCAGGCCGCGGCACTCTATGCCGAACTGGCGCCCTGTATTATGGGGCGCGATGTTGCGAGCGGCTCGGCGGAGGTACAGGCGGAAGCGCTGGTGTGCTGGCTGGAAAACCTGATTGCCGAGCTGGGCCTGCCCAGTCGTCTGCGGGATTGCGGGGTTACCGAGGAGAGTCTCCCGCGACTGGCGGCGGACGCGATGCAGCAGCAGCGCCTGCTGGTCAACAATCCGCGCACGGTTACCGAGCAGGACGCATTGGCGATTTACCGCGCGGCGTTTTAATGGCTTAACGGCAATAAACACAAAGAGAAAAAATGTCACAGCAAGCTAACGCAAGTGAGCACTTTGCCCGGGATTACTACCGGGTGTTCTATCCCATCACCACCCGTTGGCACGACAATGATATATACGGCCATGTAAATAACGTGATCTATTACAGCTACTTCGACAGCGCGGTAAACCGTTACCTGATCGAGGAGGGTAGACTGGATATCCACAACAGCGACATCGTGGCCTTTGTGGTCAATTCCAGCTGTGACTACCGCGCACCAATTGCCTATCCCCAGCAGCTGGAAACGGGCATCCGGGTAGAGAAGTTGGGGAACAGTTCGGTGGTATACCGGGTGGGAATATTCCCTGCAGGGGCAGAGGAAGCCGCGGCCAGCGGCAGTTTTACCCATGTGTTTGTGGCGCGTTCGGAAAACCGCTCGGTACCGATTCCGGAGGCTATCCGTCAGTCCCTGTCACGCATCGGCTAGAATGGTTCCCGAAATCTTTGATTCAGAGGGAATGCGGATGCCGACTCCAAGTGCGCAACCGGAAGTGTTGTTTGTCTCCCACGGTGGTGGCCCTCTACCGTTGCTGGGCGATCCGGGGCATGCAGAACTGGTGAACTGTTTACAGCAGATCGCTGGCCGCCTGCGCAAACCATCGGCCATCCTGATCATCAGCGCCCACTGGGAGGAAAGTCAGCCCAGTATTACTTTCGCCAGCCATCCCCCGTTGATTTATGACTACTACGGATTTCCCGATGAGTCTTATTCCATCGAGTATCCGGCACCCGGGGAGCCGGCACTGGCGCAGGCGGTTTATGACGCCTTGTCGCAGTCTGGTATCAAGGCGCGAAAAGATGCCAGCCGGGGTTTTGACCACGGCCTGTTTGTACCGTTGAAACTCCTCTTTCCACAGGCGGATATTCCCTGTGTACAGTTGTCGCTCAAGAGCAACCTGAGTGCCGCAGAGCATCTGGCGATTGGCGCTGCGCTGCGAGGTCTCGAGTGGGAAAACCTGCTGGTGCTCGGTTCCGGATTCTCGTTTCACAATATGAAGGCTTTTTTTGCCGCCGAAACCGATGAATCCCGCCATCTGAATAGCGCCTTCGAGCAGTGGCTACACGAGACCTGTACCAGTGCCGCACTCACGGAAACCGAGCGAGCGGAGCGTCTGGTGCACTGGCCCAGTGCACCCGGCGCGCGCTTCTGTCATCCGCGGGAAGAACATTTATTGCCGCTGCATGTGTGCTATGGCATAGCGCAGGCCCCCTGCGCGGAGCCGTTTGCGCTGGACATCCTGCACAAGCGGGCCAGCATGTATTTATGGCCAGCGGCGCTCGCATCTGCTTGAGTTGATACCATCCCGATAACATCAGCCGGATTTGCTACCCAGCAACTCGAACAGGGTTTTGCTGATGTCGGTGTTGTCCTGAAATCCTTGGAAACGATCATGCCCTTTGCCGGCAGCAAATACCTGCACATCCACCGCGTCGTGGCCGCGGGTGGTCCAGCCCGTGTTTGAGTGTCGGCTGCTGATAGCGACGATGGTGTCGTACAGTTTGTTCTTGTCTTCCCGCGTTTTGCGCAATTGCTCAAGTTCCCCGGAATCCAGTGAGTAGCCGAAGTTGTGCGACCAGCGCGACGCAATGTCGGCGTCCTTATCCAGCTGCTCGGTAAATTTACCGAGACTCTGCTTTTGTTGCGCAACGATGTCGGTGTTCCAGATATAGCGTTTGTTGGCGGCCAGGCTCAACCCCCCGGTGGAGTGATCGGCGGTAACCACCAGCAGGGTGTCGGGGTTGTTTTCGATGAACTTTTCCACCAGTTCGATACTGCGGGCAAAATCGTCCATTTCATGCATGGCACAGGCAATGTCGTTGGCGTGACCGCACCAGTCGATCTGGCTGCCTTCGATCATCATAAAAAAACCGGCCGGGTTTTTATTGTTCTGCAGCAAACCCAGGGCGTGGCCGGTCAAAAGGGACAGGCGATGTGGACTGGCGCTGTCGATGGCGCGCTCCAGCCCTTTGCTGGCAAACAGGCCAATCGCGGGTAGCCGGGTGAGGCTGTTCAGCGCATCGAGTTCGATGGCGCTCTGGTAATCCAGCCGTTCAAATTCCCGCAGGATATTGCGATCCTGCCGCTGAAAATACTGTTGTCCACCGCCGAGTAACAGGTCTACCACCGGGCGCTGATTAATGCGGATATCGATAAAGTCATTGGCAATGTCGTCCTTGTTGCCGCGGGACTCGTTGTGGGCCACAAAACTGGCCGGGGTGGCGTGATTCAACTCGGATGTCACCACCAGCGCGGTATCTTTTCCCAGTTGTTTTGCCCGCTTGAGCAGGGATTCCAGTGGCTGGTGTTCCGCGTCAATGCCGATGGCACCGTTGTAGGATTTGACACCGGTGGCCAGCGCGGTGGCGGAAGCCGCCGAGTCGGTAACATAGGTGTCGTCATCCGGGTAGGTACTGGCGGTACCCACCAGCAGGCGATCAAACACGGTGGTGTCTACTGCCGGTGTTCGCGGGTCATCCTTGAAGTAGCGGTAACCGGAGGTGTAGGCGGGGCCCATGCCGTCGCCAATCATGAAAATGATATTGCGCGGCTGTGACTGGGAAAAAGGTGTCTGTGTGGAAAGTGTCTGTGTGGAAAGTGCCTGAGTGGAAAGTGCCTGGCTTGCGAGGCCCAGCAGCAGGCACGTTATCAGGGACAGGGGCTTGAGTTTCATAGGCGGCTCCGTAAATCTCGAGTGCCGAAAAAAAGCACCCTAGATAAGCTGGGCCATCGCCTGGACCCGGTTAGCGCCAGAGTGCAAAGAGAGAGGATGCCGGCACCGGGTCAGCCCCGGTGCCTGATTTGTTTACAGGGTCTGCTTGTAACGCAGGTAAACCGTGCGACCAATGACGTCGTACCCCAGCCAGTCGGCGTGGTAGGGGAAGTCGTTGCGCAGGGTGCTGTAGCGGTGAAACAGCGGCGGCATTTCATCCGTTGCATTGTTTACACCCAGTGTCACCTTCCCTTCCCAGGGGAATTCGTAGCTGGCGTTTACATTCAGGGTTTTGTAAGCCGCCAGTGTGTCACTGGCCAGCGCCTCACTGCCGTCCGGGTACTCAAAATAGTCTTCACCCTGCGCTTCTCCGGTATAGAAGTAGGTCAGGTTGAGGCTGTAGTTGTCCCGGCGCCAGCTCACGGAGCTGTTGGCCTTGAGCTTCGGGGTGTAGTGGAGCTGGGTAGCATCTTCCACGTCGCCGCCGGCATATTCCTGATACAGCTTTTCGGCGATGTAGGAGGTCTCCACGGAGAAATCCAGAATGCCGAGATCGCCCAGCTCGAACTCCTTGCTGAAGCGCGCGTCCACGCCGCGGGTGGATTCAAAGGCGGCGTTGATCGGGCCCTTGCGCATGCACAGCAGGTTCTCGACACCGTCGTCGACGATATTGATGTAACCCAGTCCGCTGAACTGGTTACAGCTGGCGTATTGCCCGGTCAGGTTGTAATTGGGGTCTTCGAGCACTTCATTGGTGCTTACGCTGCGTACGGCGCCACGCAGTTCGATTTCCCACACATCCAGGGTCATTTCGATACTGTCGGTGGGTGTCCATACCAGCCCCAGGTTCCAGTAGTCCCCTTTTTCTTCCTCCAGTGCCATATTGCCGGCCGACCAGGAGTCGTAGTCGTCTTCGATCACCTCGCCGCTGGCCAGGGTCAGGTTGGTGGAGCCGAAGCCCAGGGTTTCACCGGCGTACAGTCGGTGCATATCCGGGGCGCGGAAGCTTTTGCCCCAGCTGCCGCGCAGCAACAGGTCTTCGGTGGGGTGATAGGTCAGGCCCACCTGTGGGGTGAAGGCGCCGCCCACATCGGAATCGTCGTTGTAGTGGTCGTAGCGGGCCGCTGTGGATAATTCCAGGGACTGGCCGCTGGCGGTATCCAGGAGGGGGATCAGCAATTCCGCGGACAGCGCACTGCGCTGGCGGTCACCGCCACCATTGGTGCCGCCCTGGCCGAGCAGGCCGCCGGTGCGGGTGTCTTCATCCTGAGAGTCGTCGTAACTTTCGCTGGCCCACTCGAAGGATGTGGCGAAGGCGATGGGGCCGGCAAACCCTTCCATCAGATCCCCGGAGAGCACTGCCTGGAACTGGTTCATGGTGGCTTCGGAGTCCGTAACCGACACATCCATCAGGCGCGCAGCCTGGGCATCGGTCAATTTGTCCAGCGGGTACCACTTGTCGCTGGTGTCGTTGGGATCGAGGGTGATGTTGTCCAGCAGCGCAGCGCCGTTGACCATGTGGTATTTGTTGCGGTCGTACAGGTTTAGCGCCGATGACCAGGAGATGTCCAGGTCGTACTCGCCAAACAGGGTTCCGGAGGCACCGGCAGTTACCGCGTACTTCTGTACCGTGGATTCGTACATGCGCTGGCCGGGGAAGTCCGCAAACCGGCGGCGGATCTGGAAGCGGTGGTAATCGTCCATGCCCTCAGTGGTATAGGCCAGGCGACCATCGGCGGCATCCATGTAGATGTCTTCGCCGATGCCCTTGTCGGTCTTGAAGCGATCGGAGGTCTTGTAGGAACTCTGCAGGCTGCCGAACAGGTTCCACAGGTCGTTGAGCTGGTATTCGGTGTTGATCACCAGGTTGATCCGCTCATCGGCGGGCAACACGCCTTCGGTGGCGTCGCTGTCGTAATAGCAGCGGTAGGACTGGTCGGGCAGATAGACCGCACCGCCGGCGAGAATGTCGTCACACAGGGCTTCGCTGGCGTAATTTCTCGAGGATGCGTGGAACACCTCGTCGTAGTCCCGCAGATAGGCCGCGGTGCTGGACGGGGCATCGAGATTGTCGGGGCCGTTGCCCCAGGCCAGGTCGCCGTCATCGTCGTTGTAGTAGCGGGGTGAATACAGGAAGTCGCGGTCGCGGTTGAGCAGCTCCTCCACCTGCTTGTACTCCACCATCACCATGGTGTTGGATTTTTCGGTGGTGAAGCCCTGGGTAAACGACAGTTCTACCTGCTTGTTACCGCCCTGCTCCGGGGCCGTGTAGCGGGCGTCGAACTCGGTGCCCTCGTAGCCTTTCTTGAGAATAATGTTCACCACGCCGCCGATGGCGTCGGAACCGTAAATTGCCGAGGCGCCACCGGTCAGGATTTCGATACGCTCGACCGCGCTGGCGGGAATATCGGAGACATCGGTAAAGTTGGTGGAGCCGCCGTAAGCGGTGGGGAAGGAGGCCTGGCGGCGCCCGTTGATCAGGATCAGGGTGCGGTTGACCCCCATGCCGCGCAGGTTGACGGAGCTGGCACTCTCCACGTAGGAGCCGTCGGCACTGAAGTTGACCCCGGAGTTGGCGGTGGAGGTCTGCAATACGTCGGTGATGGAAGTGAGGCCGCTGGCCTCGATATCGACGGCAGAGATGACCTGTACCGGCGCTACCCCTTCGAGGTCGATGCGCTTGATGCGGGAGCCGGTGACTTCAACCCGTTCCATCAGCGGTTCGCTGGCCCCAGTGCTTGGCTCCTGCTGCATGGCGGCGAGGCCGGGCACAGCACTCATGGAGCCGATGCCGATCCCTATGGCCAGTGCGAGTTTGTTCGCGTTCAAATTGTGTCCCTCCGAAGCTTGTTGTGTGGTTATTATTCGCCGGCGTTGCGGCGTGGAACCTTTTGTACGAGAGGGGGCGAAGCGGTCGCAAGCGAGGGCAGGTCGGAAAGTGTCTGGCGAATATCTTTTAAACTCTTTTTTATTGAAATCAATGAGTTACGGGCCGTTGAGGGCTGTGGTCGCATTTTCTATCAGGGCGTCTGCGGTATAATTTCGGGCCAGAATTGATGGTTTGGGTGGGGAAATCGTGTTGGATTTCAGGGGAGTAAACCGGTGACCGGTAAGCCGGAATACGACATTGGCGAGGTCCGCGTCGATCTCGCGGAGCAGAGCGTATCGCACGGCGATACGCGCCTGGATCTGTCCCAGAAAAAATACTTCGATGTGCTCCAATGCCTGGTCGAGCACTACCCCAACTGGGTCACCCGCCAGCAGCTGATCCAGCAGGTGTGGGGTGGCAATCATTTTGTCGGCGACAAGGCCATCAACAATGCCATCTGGCATATTCGCAAGGCACTGGCGGATATCGACCCCGATACCCAGTACATTGTGACCAAGCGCGGACACGGCTATCGCCTGGCAGTTGAGCCGCTGCTCAGGGTGGCGGACCCGGATCAACCCGCGGCGGCTTCCGGTAATTCACGCCGCGGCTGGATAATTGGAGGGGCGGTCGTCGCAGCGGCGCTGCTGGCCGTGGCTGTGTTCGCGGCCCTGTTGAGCGCATCACCTCGGGACATGGTGCTAAGCAACGAGCGATTGACCAATTATCCCGGCAGCGAATTTACCCCGGCGGTGGACCGGAATCGTCAGCAACTGGCGTTTACCTGGGCGCGGCCGAACCAGGATGCGGATCTCTACCTGCGTCCACTCGCCGGTGGGGGCCCCCCGAAACAGCTGACCCACACCGAGCAAAGCGAGCACAGTCCGGTGTGGGCGCCCGGGGGCGAGGGCATTTACTATATCGAGCGGGATCGCCAGCAACAGCGTTGCGCGGTGAAGTACCTCGACTTGGCGACGCTGTCGCGCAGCCGCATTACTGACTGTCAGTACGACCTGAATACGCATATTGCTATCCACCCCTCCGGCGACTTCCTGGCCGTCAACAAGACCGAGCCCGGAATATTCAACAGCGGCATCTACTTGGTTGACGTCAAAGATCCCGCACATCCCGAGCGACGCATTTCCTGTGGCGATTCCTGCAAGTATGAGGATCGCGATATCGCCTTTTCCGGCGATGGCAAAAGCCTGGCGTTCAGCCGGCGGATGGACCTGCTGTCCGAAGATATCTATGTGCGGGATCTGGACAGCGGCGAAGAGCGCCGTATCACCCGTAGCGAGAGCGATATAAAGAGCCTGGGGTGGGGCAAGCAGGATAGGCGCATCGTCTATGCCAGCAAGATTGCCGGCAAGCGCGTGGTGCGCATGGTGGACCTCGACAGCGGCGAGGCGACACAGCTGGCATTGCCCGGCATCAGCAGCCTGAGTCAGGTACCTGGCAGCAATCGTTACGTGTATAGCCTGGGCAACACCGACAAGTACATCGGCTATCTGGACCTGGGGAGTGACCTGCGTGCGGCTATCCCCCTGCTGCAGGCCAACTTCAGCCAGCGCAATGCACACTATTCCCAGGTGCAGGGCAAACTGGTGTTCTGTTCCAATGAGTCCGGAGCGATGGAGCTCTGGGTGAGTCAACTGGACGGCAGTCACCGCGAGAAAATAACCAACCTCAATGGCGAGGTGATGACACCGCGCTGGTCTCACGCCGGTGACCGTATTGCCTTTGTTGCGGCGGACAGTTCCGCTGCCGGCAACCAGCTGATGGTGCTGGACTTTGCCACCCGCGAAGTGCGTCAGATAGTACCGGGGGAAGATGGTCCGGGTTTTTACAACTTCAGTCGCCCGGCCTGGGCTGAGGACGATGCCCATCTCTACGCCACCGTTTCAACCGGCGGTGAGTACCTCGGTTTCCGCTTTGACCTGGCGGCTGGGGGTGGGCAGCCCCTGAGTGATATCCCCATGGTCAAATTGTTGCCCGCCGGGGATGACAGGTTTCTGTTTGTCCGCAGCGATGGCGGCTTGTGGCAGGGCGCAATGAGCCCC
It encodes:
- a CDS encoding TonB-dependent receptor domain-containing protein — translated: MNANKLALAIGIGIGSMSAVPGLAAMQQEPSTGASEPLMERVEVTGSRIKRIDLEGVAPVQVISAVDIEASGLTSITDVLQTSTANSGVNFSADGSYVESASSVNLRGMGVNRTLILINGRRQASFPTAYGGSTNFTDVSDIPASAVERIEILTGGASAIYGSDAIGGVVNIILKKGYEGTEFDARYTAPEQGGNKQVELSFTQGFTTEKSNTMVMVEYKQVEELLNRDRDFLYSPRYYNDDDGDLAWGNGPDNLDAPSSTAAYLRDYDEVFHASSRNYASEALCDDILAGGAVYLPDQSYRCYYDSDATEGVLPADERINLVINTEYQLNDLWNLFGSLQSSYKTSDRFKTDKGIGEDIYMDAADGRLAYTTEGMDDYHRFQIRRRFADFPGQRMYESTVQKYAVTAGASGTLFGEYDLDISWSSALNLYDRNKYHMVNGAALLDNITLDPNDTSDKWYPLDKLTDAQAARLMDVSVTDSEATMNQFQAVLSGDLMEGFAGPIAFATSFEWASESYDDSQDEDTRTGGLLGQGGTNGGGDRQRSALSAELLIPLLDTASGQSLELSTAARYDHYNDDSDVGGAFTPQVGLTYHPTEDLLLRGSWGKSFRAPDMHRLYAGETLGFGSTNLTLASGEVIEDDYDSWSAGNMALEEEKGDYWNLGLVWTPTDSIEMTLDVWEIELRGAVRSVSTNEVLEDPNYNLTGQYASCNQFSGLGYINIVDDGVENLLCMRKGPINAAFESTRGVDARFSKEFELGDLGILDFSVETSYIAEKLYQEYAGGDVEDATQLHYTPKLKANSSVSWRRDNYSLNLTYFYTGEAQGEDYFEYPDGSEALASDTLAAYKTLNVNASYEFPWEGKVTLGVNNATDEMPPLFHRYSTLRNDFPYHADWLGYDVIGRTVYLRYKQTL
- a CDS encoding winged helix-turn-helix domain-containing protein is translated as MTGKPEYDIGEVRVDLAEQSVSHGDTRLDLSQKKYFDVLQCLVEHYPNWVTRQQLIQQVWGGNHFVGDKAINNAIWHIRKALADIDPDTQYIVTKRGHGYRLAVEPLLRVADPDQPAAASGNSRRGWIIGGAVVAAALLAVAVFAALLSASPRDMVLSNERLTNYPGSEFTPAVDRNRQQLAFTWARPNQDADLYLRPLAGGGPPKQLTHTEQSEHSPVWAPGGEGIYYIERDRQQQRCAVKYLDLATLSRSRITDCQYDLNTHIAIHPSGDFLAVNKTEPGIFNSGIYLVDVKDPAHPERRISCGDSCKYEDRDIAFSGDGKSLAFSRRMDLLSEDIYVRDLDSGEERRITRSESDIKSLGWGKQDRRIVYASKIAGKRVVRMVDLDSGEATQLALPGISSLSQVPGSNRYVYSLGNTDKYIGYLDLGSDLRAAIPLLQANFSQRNAHYSQVQGKLVFCSNESGAMELWVSQLDGSHREKITNLNGEVMTPRWSHAGDRIAFVAADSSAAGNQLMVLDFATREVRQIVPGEDGPGFYNFSRPAWAEDDAHLYATVSTGGEYLGFRFDLAAGGGQPLSDIPMVKLLPAGDDRFLFVRSDGGLWQGAMSPVTARLEEVRQLLPADAFATQFNWDLYRGQVFFQQSAGIHSRVMKLDLDSGEASGLALIPRGAVERLGDFSYVPEKNWLLFTQRESYQSDIYQFELRD